The following proteins are encoded in a genomic region of Brachypodium distachyon strain Bd21 chromosome 1, Brachypodium_distachyon_v3.0, whole genome shotgun sequence:
- the LOC100833144 gene encoding probable receptor-like serine/threonine-protein kinase At4g34500, producing MDGAGPPPAASADGAPSPSGNRTSILGLSAEAAAVAAAAVLLILLVAAAFLARRRRKKNKNPQSSRVDHALSSGSSLLPTSTTPPKQSSKYAEVVVGTSSSDAAGSSSAAASSLESPPRGNKLGRISAAAAGVEMGWGRWYELEELEAATRGFRAENVVGEGGYGTVYRGVLDGGEVVAVKNLFDHKGQAEQEFKVEVESIGRVRHKHLTGLIGYCAEGPKRMLVYEFVENGNLEQWLHGDVGPVSPLTWEIRLKIAIGTAKGIAYLHEGLEPKVVHRDIKSSNILLDKKWNPKVSDFGMAKVLGAGSSYVTTRVMGTFGYVAPEYASTGMLNESSDVYSFGVLLMELVSGRSPVDYNRPPGEVNLVEWFKGMVGSRRVEELVDPRIVEAAPAARALNRVLLVCLRCIDSDAHKRPKMGQIVHMLEGDEFPFRTEHRSPRAAHRPTTNARASLLSDKVGADDSDRSMWR from the exons ATGGACGGCGCCGgaccgccgcccgcggcaTCCGCCGACGgcgccccctccccctccggcAATCGGACTTCCATCCTCGGCCTAtccgccgaggccgccgcggtggccgccgccgccgtgctcctcatcctcctcgtcGCGGCCGCGTTCCTCGCCCGGCGCCGAcgcaagaagaacaaaaaccCGCAGTCGTCCCGCGTCGACCACGCGctctcctccggctcctcgCTGCTCCCGACCTCCACTACACCGCCCAAGCAGAGCAGCAAGTACGCGGAGGTCGTCGTGGGCACGAGCTCCTCCGACGCGGCCggctcgtcgtcggcggcggccagctcgCTGGAATCGCCGCCGAGGGGGAACAAATTGGGGAGGATCAGCGCAGCTGCGGCGGGGGTGGAGATGGGGTGGGGGCGGTGGTACGAGCTGGAAGAACTGGAGGCCGCCACGAGAGGGTTCCGCGCGGAGAACGTCGTCGGGGAAGGCGGCTACGGCACGGTGTACCGAGGCGtgctcgacggcggcgaggtcgtcgCCGTCAAGAACCTCTTCGATCACAA GGGTCAGGCCGAGCAGGAGTTCAAGGTGGAGGTTGAATCCATCGGCAGAGTGAGGCACAAGCACCTCACCGGCCTCATCGGTTACTGCGCAGAAGGGCCGAAACG GATGCTCGTGTACGAGTTTGTTGAGAACGGCAACTTGGAGCAGTGGCTGCACGGGGATGTTGGGCCCGTCAGCCCGCTGACATGGGAGATACGGCTGAAAATCGCCATCGGGACGGCCAAAGG TATCGCGTACTTGCACGAAGGGCTGGAGCCGAAGGTGGTGCACCGGGACATCAAGTCGAGCAACATCCTGCTGGACAAGAAGTGGAACCCGAAGGTGTCCGACTTCGGCATGGCCAAAGTCCTGGGCGCCGGCTCCAGCTACGTGACGACCCGCGTGATGGGCACGTTCGGGTACGTGGCGCCCGAGTACGCGTCGACGGGGATGCTGAACGAGAGCAGCGACGTCTACAGCTTCGGCGTGCTGCTGATGGAGCTCGTCTCCGGGAGGAGCCCCGTGGACTACAACAGGCCGCCCGGGGAGGTGAACTTGGTGGAGTGGTTCAAGGGGATGGTGGGGAGCCGGCGCGTGGAGGAGCTCGTGGACCCGCGCATCGtcgaggcggcgccggcggccagggcgcTGAACAGGGTGCTGCTGGTGTGCCTCCGCTGCATCGACTCCGACGCCCACAAGCGGCCCAAGATGGGCCAGATCGTCCACATGCTCGAAGGCGACGAGTTCCCCTTCCGCACG GAGCACCGCTCGCCGCGAGCGGCGCACCGGCCGACGACCAACGCGCGGGCGTCGCTGCTGTCCGACAAGGTCGGAGCCGATGACTCGGACAGATCCATGTGGAGATGA
- the LOC104582388 gene encoding uncharacterized protein LOC104582388 has protein sequence MSQHNVNLVCWNVRGLNNPSRRAAVRDLIHDTHTTIICIQETKLQVVDDRLIRDLLGPCFSANFAVLPAAGTRGGMILAVSEDFFTISDVPLSAHSITVTVTMRSEGALWSLTSVYGPQGDQEKLLFIEELKLLQPVVKSEWILLGDFNLIAKAADKNNTNINRRLIGKFRGALDVLQLKEINLGGRRFTWSNEQENPVLAKIDHVFCSDDWDMMFPNALLLAIAIIKEVIWRLDLAEECRPLSAEERTLRRHLKSSYLGHLSIQKIKLWQRSRLPWIKTADANTKLFHIRGHFGVATARSTSLDWASLGYQAADLSALDADFTETEIKEAVFSILSIKAPGPDGFIGAFFKSCWEIIKGDVVAAIMRMADLRGDCMHLLNSANIILLPKKPDVARVSDYMPISLIHCMSKIFSKLLALRLAPELGTLVSSCQSAFIKRRCIHDNFLFVQNAIKALHGSRTPSLFLKLDISKAFDSVDWAFLLEVLEHLGFGQRWRDWICLSFASASLRVLLNGCPGTPFLHHRGLRQGDPLSRMLFILAIDPLQVILRRAEEVGLIQPVGARPVRCRISLYNNDAGIFANPLKEEIATISAILQHFGEPSGLITNVSKSEAFPIRCEGVDLAHVLEDFPATIATFLGKYLGLPLHFRKLHKIDFQPLIDKVGGRLKGWKGKNLSRAGRVTLAKAVLTSMATYHLSVIKLPKWVRVKLDRISRGFIWKGDDSETAGGGHSLINWKTVCRPKPLGVLGITDIERFGRALRQRWPWLKWTEPNRPWVGSCLPCDNTDMALFRASTRITVGDGNMAQFWLDNWSGEGAFCSRPPELFKIASWKNRSVYKELLNGNWIRAVGRLSSLQQLREFLDLARIVCSTVLDPN, from the exons ATGTCGCAACATAACGTCAACCTTGTGTGCTGGAACGTGAGAGGGCTAAATAACCCCTCGCGCCGGGCTGCGGTTCGTGACCTCATCCACGACACCCACACCACCATCATCTGCATCCAGGAAACTAAGCTGCAGGTTGTCGATGACCGCCTCATCCGTGACCTGCTCGGCCCTTGTTTCTCCGCCAACTTTGCCGTGCTGCCGGCGGCAGGCACTAGAGGGGGTATGATTTTGGCGGTCTCCGAAGACTTCTTCACGATCTCCGACGTGCCCCTCTCGGCTCACTCGATCACGGTCACCGTCACCATGCGTAGCGAGGGGGCATTGTGGTCCCTTACGTCGGTCTACGGGCCACAGGGTGACCAGGAAAAGCTCCTCTTCATTGAGGAACTCAAGCTTCTGCAGCCGGTTGTCAAATCGGAGTGGATCCTTCTCGGGGATTTCAATCTCATCGCTAAAGCTGCGGACAAGAATAACACGAACATCAACCGTCGTCTCATCGGCAAATTCAGGGGTGCCCTCGACGTCCTGCAGCTCAAAGAAATAAACCTTGGTGGCCGCCGCTTCACCTGGTCCAATGAGCAAGAGAACCCTGTCCTCGCCAAGATCGACCACGTCTTCTGTTCCGACGATTGGGACATGATGTTTCCAAATGCCCTCCTCTTGGCG ATCGCTATCATCAAGGAGGTCATATGGCGCCTTGACCTTGCGGAGGAGTGCCGTCCTCTCTCGGCGGAGGAGCGGACCTTGCGCCGTCACCTTAAGAGCAGCTACCTGGGCCACCTTTCCATCCAAAAAATCAAGCTGTGGCAGCGTTCCCGGCTCCCGTGGATCAAGACGGCTGATGCTAACACCAAGCTCTTCCACATCCGG GGTCACTTTGGTGTGGCCACTGCGAGGTCCACCTCCCTCGACTGGGCCTCACTTGGGTATCAGGCGGCCGACTTGTCCGCCCTCGACGCTGACTTCACTGAAACGGAGATTAAGGAGGCGGTGTTCTCCATCCTCTCGATCAAAGCTCCTGGGCCGGATGGCTTCATCGGCGCCTTTTTCAAGTCATGCTGGGAGATTATCAAGGGCGATGTGGTCGCCGCCATCATGCGGATGGCCGATCTGAGGGGGGATTGCATGCACCTGCTCAACTCTGCCAACATTATTCTCCTTCCCAAGAAGCCGGACGTGGCGAGGGTCAGCGACTACATGCCCATCAGTTTGATCCATTGCATGTCCAAGATATTCTCCAAGCTCCTGGCTCTGCGTTTAGCCCCGGAATTGGGAACTCTGGTGTCTAGCTGCCAGAGCGCGTTCATTAAAAGGCGATGCATTCACGACAACTTCCTCTTTGTCCAGAACGCCATTAAAGCGCTGCACGGATCTCGCACGCCTAGCCTCTTCCTGAAGCTTGACATTTCCAAGGCTTTTGACTCTGTCGACTGGGCCTTCCTCCTCGAGGTGCTCGAGCACTTGGGCTTTGGGCAGCGTTGGAGAGACTGGATTTGTCTCTCATTTGCCTCGGCCTCGTTGCGTGTCCTCCTGAATGGTTGCCCGGGGACTCCCTTCTTACACCACCGGGGACTGCGGCAGGGGGACCCCCTGTCGCGCATGCTCTTCATCCTTGCAATTGACCCGCTCCAAGTCATTCTCCGCCGGGCGGAAGAGGTTGGCCTTATACAGCCTGTGGGTGCTCGCCCGGTTCGCTGCAGGATTTCCTTGTACAACAATGACGCCGGCATCTTTGCCAATCCTCTCAAGGAGGAGATTGCCACCATTTCGGCCATCCTGCAGCATTTCGGGGAACCGAGCGGTCTCATCACGAATGTGTCAAAATCCGAGGCCTTCCCGATTAGGTGTGAGGGGGTCGATTTGGCCCACGTTCTGGAGGACTTCCCCGCTACGATCGCCACCTTCCTTGGCAAATACCTTGGCTTGCCTCTCCACTTCCGTAAGCTGCACAAGATCGACTTCCAGCCCCTCATTGACAAGGTTGGCGGTCGCCTCAAGGGTTGGAAGGGTAAGAACCTCTCCCGGGCGGGCCGTGTCACGCTTGCCAAGGCAGTGCTGACATCCATGGCGACCTATCATCTCTCGGTGATCAAGCTCCCGAAATGGGTCAGGGTTAAGCTGGATCGGATCTCGAGGGGTTTCATCTGGAAGGGCGACGACAGTGAGACGGCGGGCGGTGGACACTCGCTCATCAACTGGAAGACGGTATGTCGGCCGAAGCCCCTTGGTGTCCTGGGAATCACGGACATTGAGCGTTTTGGGCGTGCCCTAAGGCAACGCTGGCCATGGCTCAAATGGACTGAGCCGAACAGGCCTTGGGTGGGTTCCTGCCTGCCTTGCGACAACACGGATATGGCTCTGTTCCGGGCGTCTACTAGGATCACGGTGGGAGATGGGAACATGGCACAATTTTGGCTCGATAACTGGTCTGGCGAGGGGGCCTTCTGCTCCCGGCCCCCTGAACTTTTCAAGATCGCATCTTGGAAGAACAGATCTGTTTACAAGGAATTGCTCAACGGGAACTGGATTAGAGCCGTCGGTcgcctctcctccctccaGCAGCTACGTGAATTCCTGGACCTGGCTAGGATCGTCTGTTCCACCGTCCTTGATCCCAACTGA
- the LOC100838125 gene encoding uncharacterized protein At1g01500, producing the protein MGEIPEPEATKPTPEPSSWLSLRVFYLRLSKCEVNESMLDSLTVTHAPLTADTVLLQQANGGSNNGHVVTCSLRRDRVDRASREATFVSTEAVRMSGSARFEVRAGEDERLLVGIMEMCDVADDGCCNGGGRMKGWVMKCQVAATQRGSGFLTGNGGEGPTIEVYVASLFRGAPVVFTTKAMQLRSRRKRRAPKKVFMEPIPECADCEQADQDTMETPPDDQKHGPEESEYYYRCYKPDPDYDGGLYVRSAGMEEGEEDSELSWFTAGVRVGVGISMGICLGVGIGARLLARSYQLTSRSMRQRLISSVL; encoded by the exons ATGGGCGAAATCCCGGAACCAGAGGCCACCAAGCCCACGCCGGAGCCATCCTCCTGGCTGAGCCTGAGAGTCTTCTACCTGCGGCTGAGCAAGTGCGAGGTGAACGAGTCCATGCTGGACTCCCTGACCGTCACCCACGCCCCGCTCACCGCCGACACCGTCCTCCTGCAGCAAGCGAACGGCGGCTCCAACAACGGCCACGTCGTCACGTGCTCCCTCCGCAGAGACCGCGTGGACAGGGCGTCCAGGGAGGCCACCTTCGTGAGCACGGAGGCCGTGAGGATGAGCGGTAGCGCGCGCTTCGAGGTCCGGGCCGGCGAAGACGAGAGGCTCCTGGTCGGGATCATGGAGATGTGCGACGTGGCGGACGATGGTTGTTGCAATGGGGGTGGGAGGATGAAGGGCTGGGTGATGAAGTGTCAGGTCGCCGCGACGCAGAGAGGTTCAGGGTTTCTCACGGGCAACGGCGGGGAGGGGCCGACGATCGAGGTGTACGTGGCGAGCTTGTTCCGGGGCGCTCCGGTCGTGTTCACCACCAAGGCGATGCAGCTGCGGTCCAGGAGGAAGCGCCGGGCGCCGAAGAAGGTTTTCATGGAGCCCATCCCTGAATGCGCCGACTGCGAGCAAGCCGATCAGGACACGATGGAGACGCCACCGGATGACCAGAAGCATGGCCCCGAG GAATCGGAGTACTACTACAGGTGCTACAAGCCGGACCCGGACTACGACGGCGGCTTGTACGTGCGGTCGGCGGGCAtggaagaaggcgaggaggaCAGCGAGCTCTCGTGGTTCACCGCCGGCGTGAGAGTCGGCGTGGGCATCAGTATGGGCATCTGCCTCGGCGTCGGCATTGGCGCTAGACTCCTGGCCCGCTCTTACCAGCTCACCTCCAGGAGCATGAGGCAGCGGCTCATCTCCAGCGTGCTCTGA
- the LOC100838420 gene encoding AP-3 complex subunit sigma isoform X1 produces the protein MIQAVMVISTQGKPRLLKFYNFQPPEKHQELVRGVFQLLSARPENVSNFVEADAIFGPGAKLVYKHLATLYFVFIFDSSENELAMLDLVQVFVETLDRCFKNVCELDIVFNFNKLHTILDEMILGGQVIETSSEQIVKSVEEIARLEKQSSTASIIPKSISDRFSR, from the exons ATGATCCAGGCGGTGATGGTGATCAGCACCCAGGGCAAGCCCCGCCTCCTCAAGTTCTACAATTTCCAG CCCCCCGAGAAGCATCAGGAGCTTGTCCGCGGCGTCTTTCAGT TGCTGTCTGCAAGGCCGGAGAATGTGAGCAATTTCGTTGAGGCCGATGCAATCTTTGGACCG GGAGCAAAACTGGTGTACAAGCATTTGGCCACACTATACTTCGTTTTTATCTTTGACAGCTCTGAGAATGAGCTTGCCATGCTCGACCTTGTGCAAG TTTTTGTTGAAACATTGGATAGGTGCTTCAAGAATGTATGCGAGCTCGACATTGTATTTAACTTCAACAAG CTGCacacaattttggatgaaatGATATTGGGAGGACAGGTGATTGAAACAAGCTCGGAGCAGATAGTAAAATCCGTAGAAGAGATTGCGAG GCTAGAGAAACAATCGAGCACGGCCAGCATCATTCCAAAGTCGATATCGGACCGTTTCAGCCGTTAA
- the LOC100838420 gene encoding AP-3 complex subunit sigma isoform X2 produces the protein MIQAVMVISTQGKPRLLKFYNFQPPEKHQELVRGVFQLLSARPENVSNFVEADAIFGPGAKLVYKHLATLYFVFIFDSSENELAMLDLVQVFVETLDRCFKNVCELDIVFNFNKVIETSSEQIVKSVEEIARLEKQSSTASIIPKSISDRFSR, from the exons ATGATCCAGGCGGTGATGGTGATCAGCACCCAGGGCAAGCCCCGCCTCCTCAAGTTCTACAATTTCCAG CCCCCCGAGAAGCATCAGGAGCTTGTCCGCGGCGTCTTTCAGT TGCTGTCTGCAAGGCCGGAGAATGTGAGCAATTTCGTTGAGGCCGATGCAATCTTTGGACCG GGAGCAAAACTGGTGTACAAGCATTTGGCCACACTATACTTCGTTTTTATCTTTGACAGCTCTGAGAATGAGCTTGCCATGCTCGACCTTGTGCAAG TTTTTGTTGAAACATTGGATAGGTGCTTCAAGAATGTATGCGAGCTCGACATTGTATTTAACTTCAACAAG GTGATTGAAACAAGCTCGGAGCAGATAGTAAAATCCGTAGAAGAGATTGCGAG GCTAGAGAAACAATCGAGCACGGCCAGCATCATTCCAAAGTCGATATCGGACCGTTTCAGCCGTTAA
- the LOC100838420 gene encoding AP-3 complex subunit sigma isoform X3, translated as MQPPEKHQELVRGVFQLLSARPENVSNFVEADAIFGPGAKLVYKHLATLYFVFIFDSSENELAMLDLVQVFVETLDRCFKNVCELDIVFNFNKLHTILDEMILGGQVIETSSEQIVKSVEEIARLEKQSSTASIIPKSISDRFSR; from the exons ATGCAGCCCCCCGAGAAGCATCAGGAGCTTGTCCGCGGCGTCTTTCAGT TGCTGTCTGCAAGGCCGGAGAATGTGAGCAATTTCGTTGAGGCCGATGCAATCTTTGGACCG GGAGCAAAACTGGTGTACAAGCATTTGGCCACACTATACTTCGTTTTTATCTTTGACAGCTCTGAGAATGAGCTTGCCATGCTCGACCTTGTGCAAG TTTTTGTTGAAACATTGGATAGGTGCTTCAAGAATGTATGCGAGCTCGACATTGTATTTAACTTCAACAAG CTGCacacaattttggatgaaatGATATTGGGAGGACAGGTGATTGAAACAAGCTCGGAGCAGATAGTAAAATCCGTAGAAGAGATTGCGAG GCTAGAGAAACAATCGAGCACGGCCAGCATCATTCCAAAGTCGATATCGGACCGTTTCAGCCGTTAA
- the LOC100838730 gene encoding uncharacterized protein LOC100838730 — MSDLGGFGMRRQPTAAEVVGRLKDDGDFDALRHAIVRRVKDNEVLRNNIITEVKQSMVLNEDGSEKFKLKELSDAIFQDIGSKIMGQISDEAWSVIQSKETDIRGAVEGVFNRIMNPEQQQDTAPSSKRLKKNGKGEQVSPGKAPTSVTVQLEDDDPEEPPGFGFSDHQRSKVIVKQEQPSNGENHPQVKPNQCEPVDAGSLADGDDEDPDVPPGFG; from the exons ATGAGCGACCTTGGCGGCTTCGGCATGCGGCGGCAACCGACTGCGGCGGAGGTTGTGGGGCGCCTCAAAGATGACGGCGACTTCGACGCCCTCCGCCACGCCATCGTTCGCAGGGTCAAGGACAAC GAGGTGCTGCGCAACAACATTATCACAGAAGTCAAGCAGTCAATGGTACTAAATGAAGACGGCTCTGAAAAGTTCAAATTAAAAGAACTCTCTGATGCCATTTTTCAAGATATTGG GAGCAAAATAATGGGTCAAATCTCAGACGAGGCTTGGAGTGTCATCCAGTCAAAAGAAACTGATATCCGAGGAGCTGTGGAAGGTGTATTCAATAGGATAATGAATCCTGAACAGCAACAGGACACCGCGCCTTCTTCCAAGAGGCTGAAGAAAAATGGTAAAGGGGAGCAAGTCTCACCAGGAAAAGCACCAACCTCTGTTACAGTCCAGTTGGAAGATGATGATCCAGAGGAACCACCAGGGTTTGGTTTCAGTGACCATCAGCGCAGTAAGGTCATAGTAAAGCAGGAGCAGCCATCAAATGGGGAGAACCATCCCCAAGTGAAGCCAAATCAATGTGAGCCAGTTGACGCCGGCAGCCTGGCTGATGGCGATGATGAGGATCCTGATGTGCCTCCTGGGTTTGGTTAA